The following proteins come from a genomic window of Companilactobacillus pabuli:
- the sdaAB gene encoding L-serine ammonia-lyase, iron-sulfur-dependent subunit beta: MKDVRFKSVFDIIGPVMVGPSSSHTAGAARIGKVVHDIFGEKPDKITIDLYESFAKTYRGHGTDVAIVGGLLGMEPDDRRLSDSLKIAYESGIKVAFVPKSDKVAHPNTAKITLVKGDHELSVTGVSIGGGNIQISEINGFKMSLSLGTPTYITVHQDVAGMIAKVTNVFSNFDINIGTMTVTRASKGEKAIMIIEVDERRDREEILDKLKSLPHVDNATYFE; the protein is encoded by the coding sequence ACCAGTAATGGTAGGGCCAAGTAGTTCTCATACTGCTGGTGCCGCTCGAATTGGAAAAGTGGTCCATGATATCTTCGGTGAAAAGCCAGATAAGATTACGATCGACTTATATGAATCCTTTGCCAAAACTTACCGCGGTCACGGAACCGATGTAGCTATTGTTGGTGGTTTGTTAGGAATGGAACCAGATGATAGACGCTTGTCCGATTCTTTGAAAATCGCCTATGAATCGGGAATCAAGGTAGCCTTTGTGCCTAAGAGTGACAAAGTTGCTCATCCTAATACTGCCAAAATTACCCTCGTTAAGGGAGACCACGAATTATCAGTTACTGGCGTATCTATTGGTGGTGGAAATATTCAAATTTCAGAGATCAACGGATTTAAGATGTCTTTGAGCTTAGGAACTCCAACTTATATTACAGTTCATCAAGATGTAGCTGGTATGATTGCTAAAGTTACTAATGTCTTTTCCAATTTCGATATTAATATTGGAACGATGACCGTTACTCGAGCTTCTAAAGGCGAAAAAGCCATCATGATTATTGAGGTAGATGAACGTCGCGACCGAGAAGAGATTTTGGATAAATTGAAGTCATTGCCACATGTCGATAATGCAACGTATTTTGAATAG
- the sdaAA gene encoding L-serine ammonia-lyase, iron-sulfur-dependent, subunit alpha, with translation MFYTIKELVEKSAKYDSVADLMVQTEMENTNRSKEFIRSQMERNLEVMEQSIQEGVAGVKSVTGLTGGDAKLMNEYIEKGDFLSGEPILEAVRNAVAVNEVNAKMGLICATPTAGSAGVLAGVLVAVRDRLKMTRDQQVDFLFTAGAFGLVIANNSSIAGAEGGCQAEVGSAAAMASAALVCAKGGSAQQAAEAISITLQNMMGLVCDPVAGLVEVPCVKRNALGSSQAMISADMALAGIKSVIPVDEVVEAMHKVGQQMPSIFKETAEGGLATTPTALKLKKEIFGD, from the coding sequence ATGTTTTATACAATTAAAGAACTAGTTGAAAAAAGTGCTAAATACGATTCCGTTGCTGACTTGATGGTTCAAACCGAAATGGAGAATACTAACCGAAGCAAGGAATTCATCCGTTCACAAATGGAACGTAATTTGGAAGTTATGGAACAATCGATTCAAGAAGGCGTCGCTGGAGTTAAATCCGTTACTGGTTTGACTGGTGGGGATGCTAAATTGATGAACGAGTATATCGAAAAAGGCGACTTTTTAAGTGGCGAACCGATTTTGGAAGCAGTCAGAAATGCGGTTGCTGTCAATGAGGTCAATGCCAAAATGGGTCTGATCTGTGCCACACCAACAGCCGGAAGTGCCGGAGTTTTAGCCGGAGTTTTAGTTGCTGTTAGAGACAGATTGAAAATGACTAGAGATCAACAAGTCGACTTCTTGTTTACTGCCGGAGCTTTTGGTTTAGTAATTGCTAATAATTCATCGATTGCTGGAGCTGAAGGTGGTTGCCAGGCAGAAGTTGGATCAGCCGCAGCGATGGCTTCAGCAGCCTTAGTTTGTGCTAAAGGTGGTAGTGCTCAACAAGCAGCCGAAGCAATTTCAATTACTTTGCAAAATATGATGGGATTAGTCTGTGATCCTGTAGCTGGGCTAGTTGAAGTCCCTTGTGTTAAAAGAAATGCCCTCGGTTCTTCACAAGCGATGATTTCTGCAGATATGGCTCTAGCCGGCATTAAGAGTGTTATTCCAGTTGACGAGGTCGTTGAAGCGATGCACAAAGTTGGTCAACAAATGCCATCTATCTTCAAGGAGACAGCTGAAGGTGGCTTAGCTACTACACCAACTGCCTTGAAGTTGAAAAAGGAAATATTTGGTGATTAA